In Corylus avellana chromosome ca2, CavTom2PMs-1.0, the following proteins share a genomic window:
- the LOC132172381 gene encoding protein TRIGALACTOSYLDIACYLGLYCEROL 1, chloroplastic-like isoform X1 yields the protein MQTAFHFHSFLCFSNSFNTCRRNTTAKPDGWMKMQTPHLKKLTGREVHYAGRHESLMTVPSTRLCAIANTDDGSPPSVPVLQEYTNTNHVPNSEAETFLSKWSPPRYLWRGLSVLILAGQVIIRTLKGKVHWRNTLQQLERVGPRSVGVCLLTSAFVGMAFTIQFVREFTRLGLNRSVGGVLSLAFARELSPVVTSIVVAGRIGSAYAAELGTMQVSEQTDTLRVLGADPVDYLVTPRVIASCIALPFLTLMCFTVGMASSALLADSVYGVSINIILDSAQRALKSWDIISAMIKSQVFGAIISVVSCAWGVTTLGGAKGVGESTTSAVVISLVGIFIADFALSYCFFQGAGDSLKNCI from the exons atGCAAACAGCTTTCCATTTTCATTCATTCTTGTGCTTCTCTaacag TTTTAATACTTGCAGAAGAAACACCACCGCAAAACCAGATGGGTGGATGAAAATGCAAACCCCTCATTTAAAAAAGCTTACTGGTAGAGAAGTTCACTATGCAGGAAGACATGAATCTCTCATGACTGTGCCATCGACCAGATTGTGTGCAATTGCCAATACTGATGATGGTTCCCCCCCATCTGTCCCTGTGTTACAAGAATATACAAATACAAACCATGTACCCAATTCGGAAGCAGAGACCTTTCTCAGCAAATGGTCACCACCCAGGTATCTGTGGAGGGGATTGTCAGTTCTTATCCTGGCAGGACAGGTTATTATCAGGACTCTAAAGGGAAAAGTCCACTGGAGGAATACTCTGCAACAGCTGGAGAGAGTTGGGCCAAGATCAGTTGGGGTCTGTCTTCTAACATCAGCTTTTGTTGGGATGGCTTTCACGATCCAGTTTGTTAGAGAATTCACCAGATTGGGATTAAACAGATCTGTTGGTGGGGTATTATCTCTGGCTTTCGCAAGGGAGCTGAGTCCTGTCGTTACATCAATTGTTGTTGCTGGGCGTATTGGAAGTGCATATGCAGCAGAGTTAGGAACAATGCAGGTTTCTGAGCAAACTGACACCTTGAGAGTTCTTGGGGCAGACCCTGTTGATTATCTTGTGACACCTAGGGTGATTGCCTCCTGTATTGCTTTACCTTTTTTGACCCTTATGTGCTTCACAGTGGGGATGGCATCCAGTGCTCTCTTGGCTGATAGTGTTTATGGGGTTAGCATTAACATTATCTTAGATTCTGCTCAAAGAGCACTTAAATCTTGGGACATAATTAGTGCCATGATAAAGTCACAGGTTTTTGGTGCAATTATATCTGTTGTGAGCTGTGCATGGGGAGTTACCACTCTGGGAGGTGCTAAAGGTGTTGGGGAGTCTACAACTTCGGCTGTGGTTATCTCACTTGTTGGTATTTTTATTGCTGACTTTGCACTCTCTTATTGCTTCTTCCAAGGAGCTGGAGATTCACTGAAGAATTGCATATGA
- the LOC132172381 gene encoding protein TRIGALACTOSYLDIACYLGLYCEROL 1, chloroplastic-like isoform X2 has product MQTAFHFHSFLCFSNRRNTTAKPDGWMKMQTPHLKKLTGREVHYAGRHESLMTVPSTRLCAIANTDDGSPPSVPVLQEYTNTNHVPNSEAETFLSKWSPPRYLWRGLSVLILAGQVIIRTLKGKVHWRNTLQQLERVGPRSVGVCLLTSAFVGMAFTIQFVREFTRLGLNRSVGGVLSLAFARELSPVVTSIVVAGRIGSAYAAELGTMQVSEQTDTLRVLGADPVDYLVTPRVIASCIALPFLTLMCFTVGMASSALLADSVYGVSINIILDSAQRALKSWDIISAMIKSQVFGAIISVVSCAWGVTTLGGAKGVGESTTSAVVISLVGIFIADFALSYCFFQGAGDSLKNCI; this is encoded by the exons atGCAAACAGCTTTCCATTTTCATTCATTCTTGTGCTTCTCTaacag AAGAAACACCACCGCAAAACCAGATGGGTGGATGAAAATGCAAACCCCTCATTTAAAAAAGCTTACTGGTAGAGAAGTTCACTATGCAGGAAGACATGAATCTCTCATGACTGTGCCATCGACCAGATTGTGTGCAATTGCCAATACTGATGATGGTTCCCCCCCATCTGTCCCTGTGTTACAAGAATATACAAATACAAACCATGTACCCAATTCGGAAGCAGAGACCTTTCTCAGCAAATGGTCACCACCCAGGTATCTGTGGAGGGGATTGTCAGTTCTTATCCTGGCAGGACAGGTTATTATCAGGACTCTAAAGGGAAAAGTCCACTGGAGGAATACTCTGCAACAGCTGGAGAGAGTTGGGCCAAGATCAGTTGGGGTCTGTCTTCTAACATCAGCTTTTGTTGGGATGGCTTTCACGATCCAGTTTGTTAGAGAATTCACCAGATTGGGATTAAACAGATCTGTTGGTGGGGTATTATCTCTGGCTTTCGCAAGGGAGCTGAGTCCTGTCGTTACATCAATTGTTGTTGCTGGGCGTATTGGAAGTGCATATGCAGCAGAGTTAGGAACAATGCAGGTTTCTGAGCAAACTGACACCTTGAGAGTTCTTGGGGCAGACCCTGTTGATTATCTTGTGACACCTAGGGTGATTGCCTCCTGTATTGCTTTACCTTTTTTGACCCTTATGTGCTTCACAGTGGGGATGGCATCCAGTGCTCTCTTGGCTGATAGTGTTTATGGGGTTAGCATTAACATTATCTTAGATTCTGCTCAAAGAGCACTTAAATCTTGGGACATAATTAGTGCCATGATAAAGTCACAGGTTTTTGGTGCAATTATATCTGTTGTGAGCTGTGCATGGGGAGTTACCACTCTGGGAGGTGCTAAAGGTGTTGGGGAGTCTACAACTTCGGCTGTGGTTATCTCACTTGTTGGTATTTTTATTGCTGACTTTGCACTCTCTTATTGCTTCTTCCAAGGAGCTGGAGATTCACTGAAGAATTGCATATGA
- the LOC132169636 gene encoding uncharacterized protein LOC132169636 has product MGSAADDEVEETDQPIQALQQPAITEEVMILTIEVMLAWAEKIVEYLERGVLPEDKKKAIQLKIKAARFTLINGTLYKRGFMLPLLKCASKEEDNGKQFDCDSFWEWCAKLHIRNYFSSSGHPQANGQVEATNKTIFKILKKKLGKRKGNWAEDLPEVLWAYCTTKRTPTEENPYALTFGTEAVIPAEVGSGSFCVETFKSKLNDEGLKLHLDLLQEKRDQAQITLAAYQ; this is encoded by the exons ATGGGTTCAGCAGCTGACGATGAAGTGGAAGAAACTGACCAACCAATTCAAGCTCTACAACAACCTGCTATAACTGAGGAGGTTATGATTTTAACAATTGAAGTCATGCTTGCTTGGGCTGAAAAGATAGTAGAATATTTGGAAAGAGGTGTTCTTCctgaagataaaaagaaagcaATCCAATTAAAGATAAAGGCTGCTCGGTTTACTTTAATAAATGGAACTCTTTACAAACGAGGTTTCATGTTACCTCTTCTTAAGTGTGCTTCTAAAGAAGAAG ATAATGGCAAACAATTCGATTGTGATTCATTCTGGGAATGGTGTGCCAAGCTTCATATCAGAAATTATTTCTCATCTTCGGGACATCCTCAAGCAAATGGGCAGGTGGAAGCAACAAACAAGactatcttcaaaattttgaagaaaaagcttGGTAAGCGCAAAGGGAATTGGGCAGAGGATCTTCCAGAAGTTTTATGGGCATATTGCACCACCAAAAGAACTCCAACTGAGGAAAATCCTTATGCATTAACCTTCGGAACCGAGGCAGTCATTCCAGCTGAAGTTGGGTCAGGAAGTTTTTGTGTAGAGACCTTCAAATCAAAGCTTAATGATGAAGGCCTAAAGCTACATCTCGATCTGTTGCAAGAAAAACGAGACCAAGCCCAAATAACCTTGGCAGCATATCAATGA